A region of the Bacillus sp. NP247 genome:
CTCCTTATTCACAATCGTTCCATCCGCAAACTGCTGTAAATCTGTTTCCTCTACGTACTTTCTTTTCTCTTCCTCAGAAAAATACGATAGTAAAATTCTCGGACATGCTCCGGCATACAGTGGTGCTCTTCTTCCAACCGCCGTATAAACACGTACCGGCTGAATTCCTTCCATCTTCTCAACATAAATTGCGTCATTACCATCTTGAATAATTAAATTTACTGCTTGCCCTAAACTATCTCTAAGCTCTTTCATATAAGGAATCGCAATATTTCTTACGGATAACCTTTGTGAAACAAGTTGACCAAATCGTAAAAAAATGACTCCGAGACGATACTTGCCCTTTTCTGTTTTTTGTAAAAAGTCCATTTCTTCTAAAGAGCCAATTAAACGATAAACAGATGTTTTCGGCATATTCGTAAGCTGAACCATCTCTGTTAAACTTAGCTCCTCATACTCATAAAACAACTCTAAAATATCCATTGTCTTAACTGCCGTTTTATTTATATTCATCCTATCTCCTTCGCGTTCCGAATTTCGGAACTTCAATTCCGTTTTTCGAAACGAATATATAATTTAAAATTATAAAATATTCTCTCAATTCTATCAATATATTTTTCACGTTCATTATCCTATATATTTTGTCAGTTAATTAAAAAACGTAAATAATTAAATTAATTTGTAAATTCTTATATAAAATTATTACATTTCTAATATTTTTATTTATTATGGTATATGTACAACAAAATGTGAGGAGTGTTTCTTTTGAAAAAACTGCTAGTGATTCCTGCAATTATGTTATCTTTTTGTATAGGTTATAATGTGATTTTTGCGACAAATGAAGATACTCATTCAACCGCTAAAGTTGCACAACATCATAAAATAGCGGACGAAGAAATTCATTTTTTCGGATCAAGTATTTCTGGCTTTAACTACTCTCATGGGGATGACTTAAGCGTTCTTGTAAAAAATATAGGCGATTCTCCTCTTCGTTACACTTTATATAACGCTAAAGATTCTTGGATGATTGATGGAACTTTAAAACCTGAGGAACAAGCAATAAGTGAATTTAGTATAAATTGGAGTGATTGGCTTCCTGAAGGTGAATACAAGATCAATTTTAGAAATAATGATGGTTCTCTTTCAAAAGTTCAAGTTATAGCCAAGCCAAACATTTAAATAAATAAGACACAAAAAAAGTATGGAAGAATATTTCTCCCATACTTTTTGCTTTATAACGCTCTCACTTGTTTCAACGGCCAGAAAACAGCTTGTCCTTTTCCGACAATTTCATCTTCTGAAATAAATCCAAACATACGACCGTCTTTAGAAACTTCACGATTATCTCCTAAAACAAACACTTGGCCTTCTGGCACTTTCGTTTTCCCTGTGATTTGTTCTAACGTAAAATCAGGAGTTAATACACGACCAGACGCCTTTTCTTTAAATTCTTTTAAATACGGTTCTTCCATCGCTTTTCCGTTTACATATAAAACATCATCTTTATACTCAACTGTATCACCTGGTAAACCAATTACTCGTTTTACTAAATCGTACCCTTCTTTTCCGTGGAAGACAATAACGTCAAAACGGTCTAATCCACTTATACTATAACCAATCTTATTCACAAGAACTCGTTCGTTATTTTCTAAAGTGGGCATCATCGATTCACCTTGTACTAATGACGGTGTAAATAAAACACCGCGAATAATAGCGATTAATACAAGGGTAAATCCTATCGTTTTAGCCCATGAGAATAATTCTTTCTTAGTATTTTCCTTCATCGTTTCTCCTCTTTCTTACGTGTTTATTGTATGATTTGAACTAATTCCTGTACTAAATTAGGATCAATTTCAGCAAAACATGATTTCCCTTCTCTTACCGCTGTACCGACATGAGCTTGCGAAATTCCAGTTTCATCTAGCAATCGCTTTATATTTTCTTTCGTCACGCCAGCTCCAGCTACAAGTTGAATTTGACCATCGCTTACCTTTTGCATTTCTGTAAGCACCGGAATATTATCAACTATATTTCCTTGCCCACCTGAAGTTAAGACGTGAGTCACTTTATGAAACTTCTTTAAAGTTCTCATCGCTTCTGCTGGACTTTCTGTGTCGTCTATTGCTCGGTGATATGTGACATTTATCCCATCTACCACAGATAATAAATCCGCTAGTTTCTCTTCATCCACTTCATTTCGTTCATTTAATACACCTAATACAACACCAGCTACTCCTAATTTCTGAGCAACTACAATATCTTCTTTCATCATTTCAATTTCTTCTTCCGTATATATAAAAGACTTTGCATGCGGACGAATCATAACGTGAATCGGTATATGTACTGCTTCTACCGCTTTTTTAATAAATGCATAACTCGGCGTTAAACCGCCTTCTGTATAAGATGAAATTAATTCAATTCGCTTCCCGCCAGCTCGTTCAATTCGTTTTACATCTTCTAAACATGTTGCAATAACCTCTAGCATGAGATGACCTCTTTTCGTGCTTTTTTCTTATTATAACATTAGTAAAAATAAGAAACCTAGCTTTCTCCTTTAAAACTATAAAAAGAAGAATGAAAAGAAAGATTTTTTAAATTGATAATTCTATAAAAAAGGAGTAACCTCCTAGAACTTCAGACTAGGTGTTACTCCTTTTTATTTTACAAAAACACTAGGTTTCCCCTATATATTTAGTTATTTTTCTTAGTTACTTCATTATAATAGTGGCTAAATGCTTCTACTAATGCGTCAACGGAAGCATATAATTCTTCTGGTGTATTATCTACCCCTCCCATTTCAATAAGTAATGCATTTGGAGATAGGTCTTGATTATATACTCCGTTACCGCTTTTACGATCTTTAATAAAAATCCCTCGACTTAAACCGTAATACTTCTCGTCTAAATATGAATTTATTGCTGTTACTATTTTTTTATTTTTTTCATAGCTAGGATTTTCTCGTCCTAAAATAAAATAGAGCCGAGCATAATTCTTTCCGTTAATATTTTTTGTTGTAGTATTTTTTCGCGCATCGTCCCTATGAAGGTCCATTGGAAACATAATATTTTTATCTTGTATTAATTTATCTTGTAATATTTGACGGGACCCTTTGTAAGATTGGGCCCAATTTAAATTTTTATTTCGCAGAAAATCCCTCATATTTGTCGTATCATGTGAAACACCGATTCCTTTTTCTTCTAACTTTTGTTTTAAATAATTTCCAACAAACGTAATATTCACTTCATTATTTGTACTAGAAGCATCATCGGGTATAGCGGCACCTGGAATTAGAGGAATAAACGACTCCCAACTATGTGTATGATAAATAAAAACCTTATTTTCACCGTTATTTTGTGTATTTGAATTTTCACCAGTAGAATTGTTTTCTTTCCCACTCTTTGGGCGTTCAATAGCAGATCCTTTATCTTTAATATTCTCTAAAGGAATACTGGATTCTTCAGGAATGTTCGTATAATCTGTTCCTTCCCCAGCAATTAATATTTCCGAATAAAATTGATTCATATTTGGAAGTTCTCGAGTTAATAAACTTCGGAGATCATTTACATTAATGTTTGTAGAAAGTGAAAGCAAAAAAGATTCCAGAGACGCTCGTCCTTTTTCTTTATGAAATTCTTCTGCAAAATAACGATTTTCACTTCCTATCATATACATAAGACCTTTAGTAGAATTCGTTCCCAATAACTGATTAATATAATACGATTTAAATACGTTTGAATTACTAGAAATGAAGAATGAAGTGAGAATACATATAATCGTGAATAAAAAACATATCACTATATATCTTACATTTAATACTTTCAGTTTCACTTTATTCATTTTATATCTCCCTTCATTTACTATATTCTTACGCATAATTTTCAATGAATATGATTACTAATTTAATAGAATTGCTTCTACTACTTTGTTTTCATTTAGCCTCTTTCCGTAAAGCGAATGAGGGTAAAGTTGCCGTGCGCAAATATCATCAAAGACTTTTAAACAGTATGAAATAACCTGAGTCTATATAAATATAGAACTCAGGTTATTTCATACTGTTTACTCGACAGGAGGCACTGCATTTTGATGGACTTTTTTATTTTCCATGTCAATGCCTAATTGGTCTTTCAATAACTTCATACCTTTTTTTGTAAGATGGACGGCTCGAGTTTTATCCGTTTTTGTAATCCATTCCTGTTCAAAAAACAGTTTTGCTATCGCAGATCCTAACCAACCAGAAATATGGTAGCGTCGTTCACTCCAGTCAAGACAAGGTTTTGCAAATACCCGCCTCTTTATATCTGCCGTTTCAATATTTATTCCAAGATTCAGAAACCATTGCTTACCTTGTTCCGTTACAATGTATTCTCCTTCCTCTAAAATTATAAATTCCCTATCTAGTAATTTTTCAGTTATCTCTACTCCGAGTTTGCCTGCAAGATGATCATAGCAAGTTCGAGCATAACGAACTTGTTTTAGTTGATCCGATTGTTTTAAAGAACGAACTTGGGCTGTTGGTGCGATTGTTCCTAACTTTTCAAGAACTTCTGCTACTTCTTGATTAGCAAGTCGATAGTAACGATGTCTACCATGTTGTTCAACTGTAAGTAGATTCCCCTCTACTAATTTAGAAAGATGAGAACTAATCGTTGGATGTGACACTTTTGCCATATAAGCCAATTCGCTTGCAGGTAGTGCCTGATTATTCATTAAACAATCTAAAATAATTGCTCTTGTAGGTTCAGCAATTAGTTTAGCTATATATGAGATATTCGGATATACATTCATATTTCGATGATACCCTAACTGTTAAATTGATACAATTATTTTAAGTTTAATAGTAAAGGAGAATGTATTATGAATGCAATTGATCTTAGTATATTAAATTTGAAAGAAACGAGAAGGCGCTCAGAAAAATTATGGAATTCTCTTCCCGATAATTTTCTTAATTGGAAGCCTGA
Encoded here:
- a CDS encoding helix-turn-helix transcriptional regulator, encoding MNVYPNISYIAKLIAEPTRAIILDCLMNNQALPASELAYMAKVSHPTISSHLSKLVEGNLLTVEQHGRHRYYRLANQEVAEVLEKLGTIAPTAQVRSLKQSDQLKQVRYARTCYDHLAGKLGVEITEKLLDREFIILEEGEYIVTEQGKQWFLNLGINIETADIKRRVFAKPCLDWSERRYHISGWLGSAIAKLFFEQEWITKTDKTRAVHLTKKGMKLLKDQLGIDMENKKVHQNAVPPVE
- a CDS encoding IclR family transcriptional regulator is translated as MNINKTAVKTMDILELFYEYEELSLTEMVQLTNMPKTSVYRLIGSLEEMDFLQKTEKGKYRLGVIFLRFGQLVSQRLSVRNIAIPYMKELRDSLGQAVNLIIQDGNDAIYVEKMEGIQPVRVYTAVGRRAPLYAGACPRILLSYFSEEEKRKYVEETDLQQFADGTIVNKEHLLEVLHMAKQAGYTISYSELENHTAAIAAPIFTNDGTVVAGISISGLAIEYSESNISYFTAKVKETANRISKELGFLA
- the lepB gene encoding signal peptidase I encodes the protein MKENTKKELFSWAKTIGFTLVLIAIIRGVLFTPSLVQGESMMPTLENNERVLVNKIGYSISGLDRFDVIVFHGKEGYDLVKRVIGLPGDTVEYKDDVLYVNGKAMEEPYLKEFKEKASGRVLTPDFTLEQITGKTKVPEGQVFVLGDNREVSKDGRMFGFISEDEIVGKGQAVFWPLKQVRAL
- a CDS encoding stage II sporulation protein P, encoding MNKVKLKVLNVRYIVICFLFTIICILTSFFISSNSNVFKSYYINQLLGTNSTKGLMYMIGSENRYFAEEFHKEKGRASLESFLLSLSTNINVNDLRSLLTRELPNMNQFYSEILIAGEGTDYTNIPEESSIPLENIKDKGSAIERPKSGKENNSTGENSNTQNNGENKVFIYHTHSWESFIPLIPGAAIPDDASSTNNEVNITFVGNYLKQKLEEKGIGVSHDTTNMRDFLRNKNLNWAQSYKGSRQILQDKLIQDKNIMFPMDLHRDDARKNTTTKNINGKNYARLYFILGRENPSYEKNKKIVTAINSYLDEKYYGLSRGIFIKDRKSGNGVYNQDLSPNALLIEMGGVDNTPEELYASVDALVEAFSHYYNEVTKKNN
- a CDS encoding copper homeostasis protein CutC, which encodes MLEVIATCLEDVKRIERAGGKRIELISSYTEGGLTPSYAFIKKAVEAVHIPIHVMIRPHAKSFIYTEEEIEMMKEDIVVAQKLGVAGVVLGVLNERNEVDEEKLADLLSVVDGINVTYHRAIDDTESPAEAMRTLKKFHKVTHVLTSGGQGNIVDNIPVLTEMQKVSDGQIQLVAGAGVTKENIKRLLDETGISQAHVGTAVREGKSCFAEIDPNLVQELVQIIQ